The following proteins are encoded in a genomic region of Hippocampus zosterae strain Florida chromosome 2, ASM2543408v3, whole genome shotgun sequence:
- the acvr1ba gene encoding activin A receptor type 1Ba isoform X2, giving the protein MAVKHTGRALLALLGLLAVGNALRCNCTTCEKTGYECETDGACMASTYTIQGKEQHVRICINRDNLVPPGQPFYCLSAEGLLNTHCCYVDYCNSIDLKVPVPTKEDISGSAGSWGPVELAAVIAGPVFLLCVLLMVGVFLFQYHQRAYSHRQRLEVEDPSCDHLYLAKDKTLQDLIYDMSTSGSGSGLPLFVQRTVARTIVLQEIIGKGRFGEVWRGKWRGGDVAVKIFSSREERSWFREAEIYQTIMLRHENILGFIAADNKDNGTWTQLWLVSDYHEHGSLFDYLNRYSVTIEGMIKLALSAASGLAHLHMEILGTQGKPGIAHRDLKSKNILVKKNGMCAIADLGLAVRHESITDTIDIAPNQRVGTKRYMAPEVLDESINMKHFDSFKCADIYALGLVYWEIARRCNAGGIHEEYQLPYYDLVPSDPSIEEMRKVVCDQKLRPNVPNWWQSYESLRVMGKIMRECWYANGAARLTALRIKKTLSQLSVEEDIKM; this is encoded by the exons CTCTTCGTTGCAACTGCACGACCTGCGAGAAGACGGGCTATGAGTGTGAGACGGACGGCGCCTGCATGGCCTCCACGTACACCATCCAGGGGAAGGAGCAGCACGTACGCATCTGCATCAACAGGGACAACCTGGTTCCGCCCGGGCAACCCTTCTACTGCCTGAGCGCCGAGGGTCTGCTCAACACTCACTGCTGCTATGTGGACTACTGCAACAGTATTGACCTGAAAGTCCCCG TGCCCACCAAGGAGGACATTTCGGGCTCGGCCGGCTCCTGGGGTCCCGTGGAGCTGGCGGCGGTCATCGCGGGGCCCGTCTTTCTGCTCTGTGTGCTGCTCATGGTGGGCGTTTTCCTCTTCCAGTATCACCAGAGGGCCTACAGTCACAGGCAGAGGTTGGAAGTGGAGGACCCGTCATGTGACCATCTGTACTTGGccaaggacaagaccctgcaaGACCTCATCTATGACATGTCTACCTCCGGATCAGGCTCTG GCCTGCCCCTATTTGTGCAGCGGACCGTGGCCAGGACCATCGTACTGCAGGAAATCATCGGGAAGGGCCGCTTCGGCGAAGTCTGGCGAGGGAAGTGGCGCGGCGGGGACGTGGCGGTGAAAATCTTCTCATCCAGGGAGGAGCGCTCCTGGTTTAGAGAAGCCGAGATCTACCAGACAATCATGTTGCGCCATGAAAACATCCTGGGCTTCATCGCGGCAGACAATAAAG ACAACGGCACGTGGACGCAGCTGTGGCTGGTGTCCGACTATCACGAGCACGGCTCCCTTTTCGACTACCTAAATCGCTACTCGGTCACCATCGAGGGCATGATCAAGCTGGCGCTGTCGGCCGCCAGCGGTTTGGCACATCTGCACATGGAGATCCTCGGCACTCAGG GTAAGCCCGGCATCGCGCACCGTGACCTCAAGTCCAAGAACATCCTGGTGAAAAAAAACGGCATGTGCGCCATCGCCGACTTGGGCCTGGCCGTCCGCCACGAATCCATTACGGACACCATTGATATTGCCCCCAACCAGCGCGTGGGCACCAAAAG GTACATGGCTCCAGAAGTGTTGGACGAGAGCATCAACATGAAGCACTTTGACTCCTTCAAGTGCGCCGACATCTACGCTCTGGGCCTGGTCTACTGGGAGATCGCGCGCCGCTGCAATGCCGGAG GTATCCACGAGGAGTACCAGCTGCCCTACTATGACCTGGTGCCCTCTGACCCCTCAATAGAGGAGATGAGGAAGGTGGTGTGTGACCAGAAGCTGCGGCCCAACGTGCCCAACTGGTGGCAGAGCTACGAG TCACTGCGCGTGATGGGCAAGATCATGCGTGAGTGCTGGTACGCCAACGGTGCGGCACGTCTGACGGCGCTGCGCATCAAGAAGACCCTGTCGCAGCTCAGCGTGGAGGAGGACATCAAGATGTGA
- the acvr1ba gene encoding activin A receptor type 1Ba isoform X1 — protein MAVKHTGRALLALLGLLAVGNALRCNCTTCEKTGYECETDGACMASTYTIQGKEQHVRICINRDNLVPPGQPFYCLSAEGLLNTHCCYVDYCNSIDLKVPVPTKEDISGSAGSWGPVELAAVIAGPVFLLCVLLMVGVFLFQYHQRAYSHRQRLEVEDPSCDHLYLAKDKTLQDLIYDMSTSGSGSGLPLFVQRTVARTIVLQEIIGKGRFGEVWRGKWRGGDVAVKIFSSREERSWFREAEIYQTIMLRHENILGFIAADNKDNGTWTQLWLVSDYHEHGSLFDYLNRYSVTIEGMIKLALSAASGLAHLHMEILGTQGKPGIAHRDLKSKNILVKKNGMCAIADLGLAVRHESITDTIDIAPNQRVGTKRYMAPEVLDESINMKHFDSFKCADIYALGLVYWEIARRCNAGGETRARTRRHTHTSAQQSLQDAPDRFHCAYMAGIHEEYQLPYYDLVPSDPSIEEMRKVVCDQKLRPNVPNWWQSYESLRVMGKIMRECWYANGAARLTALRIKKTLSQLSVEEDIKM, from the exons CTCTTCGTTGCAACTGCACGACCTGCGAGAAGACGGGCTATGAGTGTGAGACGGACGGCGCCTGCATGGCCTCCACGTACACCATCCAGGGGAAGGAGCAGCACGTACGCATCTGCATCAACAGGGACAACCTGGTTCCGCCCGGGCAACCCTTCTACTGCCTGAGCGCCGAGGGTCTGCTCAACACTCACTGCTGCTATGTGGACTACTGCAACAGTATTGACCTGAAAGTCCCCG TGCCCACCAAGGAGGACATTTCGGGCTCGGCCGGCTCCTGGGGTCCCGTGGAGCTGGCGGCGGTCATCGCGGGGCCCGTCTTTCTGCTCTGTGTGCTGCTCATGGTGGGCGTTTTCCTCTTCCAGTATCACCAGAGGGCCTACAGTCACAGGCAGAGGTTGGAAGTGGAGGACCCGTCATGTGACCATCTGTACTTGGccaaggacaagaccctgcaaGACCTCATCTATGACATGTCTACCTCCGGATCAGGCTCTG GCCTGCCCCTATTTGTGCAGCGGACCGTGGCCAGGACCATCGTACTGCAGGAAATCATCGGGAAGGGCCGCTTCGGCGAAGTCTGGCGAGGGAAGTGGCGCGGCGGGGACGTGGCGGTGAAAATCTTCTCATCCAGGGAGGAGCGCTCCTGGTTTAGAGAAGCCGAGATCTACCAGACAATCATGTTGCGCCATGAAAACATCCTGGGCTTCATCGCGGCAGACAATAAAG ACAACGGCACGTGGACGCAGCTGTGGCTGGTGTCCGACTATCACGAGCACGGCTCCCTTTTCGACTACCTAAATCGCTACTCGGTCACCATCGAGGGCATGATCAAGCTGGCGCTGTCGGCCGCCAGCGGTTTGGCACATCTGCACATGGAGATCCTCGGCACTCAGG GTAAGCCCGGCATCGCGCACCGTGACCTCAAGTCCAAGAACATCCTGGTGAAAAAAAACGGCATGTGCGCCATCGCCGACTTGGGCCTGGCCGTCCGCCACGAATCCATTACGGACACCATTGATATTGCCCCCAACCAGCGCGTGGGCACCAAAAG GTACATGGCTCCAGAAGTGTTGGACGAGAGCATCAACATGAAGCACTTTGACTCCTTCAAGTGCGCCGACATCTACGCTCTGGGCCTGGTCTACTGGGAGATCGCGCGCCGCTGCAATGCCGGAGGTGagacgcgtgcgcgcacacgaagacacacacacacctctgcgCAGCAGAGCCTCCAGGACGCACCCGATCGTTTCCATTGCGCTTATATGGCAGGTATCCACGAGGAGTACCAGCTGCCCTACTATGACCTGGTGCCCTCTGACCCCTCAATAGAGGAGATGAGGAAGGTGGTGTGTGACCAGAAGCTGCGGCCCAACGTGCCCAACTGGTGGCAGAGCTACGAG TCACTGCGCGTGATGGGCAAGATCATGCGTGAGTGCTGGTACGCCAACGGTGCGGCACGTCTGACGGCGCTGCGCATCAAGAAGACCCTGTCGCAGCTCAGCGTGGAGGAGGACATCAAGATGTGA